ATAGAGGTGAGCAATAGCTTGGAGTCTCCAAAGGTAGTTATGATTGAGGAGAGTGATGAGTCTAAGGCATTGTTGCCTTCCAGCAACGGTGGATTGGCGAACAAGTCGGATAAACCTAAGAGGAAAGTTCATTGGATGGATAACAATGGAGAT
This DNA window, taken from Salvia splendens isolate huo1 chromosome 18, SspV2, whole genome shotgun sequence, encodes the following:
- the LOC121775861 gene encoding uncharacterized protein LOC121775861; the protein is MSNNGVKIEVSNSLESPKVVMIEESDESKALLPSSNGGLANKSDKPKRKVHWMDNNGDKLAEILEFQPSDVSDSEEDESDSCICRIM